Proteins encoded together in one Impatiens glandulifera chromosome 1, dImpGla2.1, whole genome shotgun sequence window:
- the LOC124920241 gene encoding pentatricopeptide repeat-containing protein At3g62470, mitochondrial-like, which translates to MAPSLNRFKKDTLFQALSSSIIDLNGHKLFLRRSSSAAVNLENSSPGSGTRQFCRQQVRLLHGSSLSLSRLHHISHDRSHHSPHCQVPSFLSHTSTLSFLSSLQEKMLAPACTVTFCVIPDAGSDSDAELNQKVESKADPKEIDAVCKIIDELFTVDRSMEAVLDDCGINLTHDLVIDVLERYRHARKPAFRFFCWAGNRSGYAHDSNTYNKMMSILGKNRQFETMVILLEEMGEKQILTMETFEIAIKAFAEAKERKKAVGIFELMKKYNYKVGADTINCLLDALGRAKLGEEAQTLFDKLKDRFTPNLKTYSVLLNCWCRIKNLLEAGRVWNEMIDNGFQPDIVTHHTMLECLLKCRKKSDAIKLFEVMKSKGPTPNVRTYTILIKDLCKLKKMDESLDYFNEMLDSGCEPDAAVYTCLMTGFGNQNKMDVVYSLLQEMKQKGCNPDSRTYNALIKLMTNRKMPDDAARVYEKMIESGFKPTIHTYNMMMRCYFMCRDYSMGKKVWEEMNRMGVCPDDNSYVVFIGGLIREGKSEEACKYLEEMVEKGMKAPQIDYNKFAADFAKTGRGGILEELARKMMFSGKFDASNHFARWAEMMKKRVVVKKPNHIDR; encoded by the coding sequence ATGGCTCCAAGTTTAAACAGATTCAAGAAAGACACGTTATTTCAAGCTCTCTCCTCTTCAATCATCGACTTAAATGGCCACAAGCTCTTCCTCCGCCGTTCCTCCTCCGCCGCTGTCAATCTGGAAAACTCCTCGCCAGGATCTGGAACCAGACAGTTTTGTAGACAGCAAGTGCGCCTTCTTCACGGTAGCTCTCTGTCCCTGTCTCGTTTGCATCATATTAGTCATGATCGTAGTCACCATTCTCCTCATTGTCAAGTTCCATCTTTTCTGTCACACACCTCTACACTCTCTTTCCTCTCATCTCTACAAGAAAAAATGTTAGCTCCTGCTTGTACAGTTACTTTCTGTGTAATTCCAGACGCGGGTTCAGATTCAGATGCTGAATTGAATCAAAAAGTTGAGTCAAAAGCAGATCCGAAAGAAATCGATGCTGTTTGTAAGATAATCGATGAATTGTTTACCGTAGATAGAAGTATGGAAGCAGTTTTAGATGATTGTGGGATCAATTTAACTCATGATTTGGTTATAGATGTTCTTGAACGTTATCGCCATGCTAGAAAACCTGCTTTTCGATTCTTCTGCTGGGCTGGTAATAGGTCAGGTTATGCTCATGATTCAAACACTTATAATAAGATGATGTCTATACTCGGGAAGAACAGGCAATTTGAAACGATGGTGATCTTGCTAGAAGAAATGGGTGAGAAACAGATTCTCACCATGGAAACATTCGAAATCGCGATTAAAGCTTTTGCAGAGGcgaaagagaggaagaaagcaGTTGGGATCTTTGAATTGATGAAGAAATACAATTACAAAGTTGGAGCTGACACTATTAATTGCTTACTTGATGCTCTTGGAAGAGCAAAGCTAGGGGAGGAAGCTCAAACTTTATTCGATAAATTGAAAGACAGATTCACTCCAAATCTGAAAACATACTCAGTTTTACTCAACTGTTGGTGTAGAATCAAGAATTTATTGGAAGCAGGTCGAGTTTGGAACGAGATGATCGACAATGGTTTCCAACCCGACATCGTAACCCATCACACAATGCTGGAATGCTTATTAAAATGCAGAAAGAAATCCGACGCCATCAAGTTATTTGAAGTAATGAAATCGAAAGGACCCACTCCAAACGTTCGTACCTACACAATTCTAATCAAAGATTTATGCAAACTAAAGAAGATGGACGAAAGTCTTGATTACTTCAACGAGATGCTGGATTCCGGGTGTGAACCAGACGCAGCAGTGTACACATGTTTAATGACAGGATTTGGTAATCAAAACAAAATGGATGTAGTTTACAGTTTACTACAAGAAATGAAACAGAAAGGATGCAATCCAGATTCGAGAACATACAATGCATTGATCAAATTGATGACGAACAGGAAGATGCCAGATGATGCAGCTAGAGTTTACGAGAAGATGATTGAGAGTGGATTCAAGCCTACGATCCACACTTATAACATGATGATGAGATGTTACTTTATGTGTAGGGATTATTCGATGGGTAAGAAGGTTTGGGAGGAGATGAATAGAATGGGGGTTTGTCCGGATGATAATTCGTATGTTGTTTTTATTGGCGGGCTTATAAGAGAAGGGAAATCGGAAGAAGCTTGTAAGTATTTGGAGGAAATGGTGGAGAAAGGTATGAAGGCTCCTCAGattgattataacaaatttgCTGCGGATTTTGCGAAAACGGGGAGGGGTGGTATTTTGGAGGAATTGGCTAGGAAGATGATGTTTTCGGGGAAGTTTGATGCTTCTAATCATTTTGCAAGATGGGctgaaatgatgaagaagagggTTGTCGTGAAAAAACCTAATCATATTGATCGATAG
- the LOC124916368 gene encoding DNA mismatch repair protein MSH6-like: MAPFQRNSNGRSPFVNPLQQITSFFSKTTSSSPPLKQQPKSTPKTNPNSSPSIPRLKSGKIRLFATGSSQPATTDPILNSVSIPEPAITYGEEVVGRRIKVLSSLEKSCNEGFISSFNNVSGKHLVQYDDATEELLDLTVEKIELAEPVIRKFRRLRRVYAVQDEDDEKMSVANGVKVLDTVSKRGNDDKFEIMSSKRKRAKK; this comes from the coding sequence ATGGCACCATTTCAGCGAAATTCGAATGGCCGATCACCATTCGTTAATCCTCTACAACAAATCACATCTTTCTTCTCCAAAACCACTTCATCTTCACCACCACTCAAACAACAACCTAAATCTACTCCCAAAACAAACCCTAATTCATCTCCGTCAATTCCTCGTCTCAAATCCGGGAAGATACGTCTCTTTGCAACGGGATCATCGCAACCTGCTACAACTGATCCCATTTTAAACTCCGTTTCGATTCCCGAACCTGCGATAACATACGGTGAAGAGGTAGTAGGGAGAAGGATCAAGGTTTTGTCGTCACTTGAAAAATCATGTAACGAAGGATTCATTTCATCGTTCAATAATGTTTCTGGTAAGCATCTGGTTCAGTATGATGACGCAACTGAGGAGCTTTTGGATTTAACTGTTGAAAAAATTGAATTGGCTGAGCCTGTGATCAGAAAGTTTCGTCGTCTGCGTCGTGTTTATGCTGTtcaagatgaagatgatgagaaGATGTCAGTAGCCAATGGTGTTAAGGTTTTGGATACTGTTTCGAAGCGTGGAAATGATGACAAGTTTGAGATTATGAGTTCGAAACGAAAACGAGCTAAGAAGTAG
- the LOC124916357 gene encoding ERAD-associated E3 ubiquitin-protein ligase doa10-like: MGEVILSMDYLEDVLRGTFCRICHEEEFESCKNMESPCSCSGTVKYAHRDCIQRWCDEKGNTICEICLQKFEPNYTAAPKTPQQVNSTGVTIRRSLEIPGSSPIVMVTEEALLETGNQECVSAADRTAIFCRSLAIAFTIALLIRHLFSMCSEIADEYPFSLATLVIMKVGGIVVPMYIFTRIITAVQTNISHSYQFTMDDHADSEIEDYESNSEDEDIQS, from the exons ATGGGAGAAGTGATCTTGTCTATGGATTATTTGGAAGATGTTTTAAGAGGTACATTTTGTAGAATCTGTCATGAAGAGGAGTTTGAGAGTTGCAAGAACATGGAATCCCCTTGTTCATGTTCTGGAACTGTTAAG TATGCTCACAGAGATTGCATACAGAGATGGTGTGATGAGAAGGGTAACACAATCTGCGAGATTTGCCTACAG AAATTTGAACCTAATTATACAGCAGCTCCCAAAACCCCCCAACAGGTTAATAGTACTGGTGTCACTATCAG GAGAAGCTTAGAAATACCTGGAAGTTCGCCGATTGTGATGGTAACTGAAGAGGCATTGCTTGAAACAGGCAATCAAGAATGTGTTTCAGCAGCTGATAGAACCGCCATTTTCTGTAGATCATTAGCCATTGCT TTCACCATTGCTCTGCTGATCAGACATCTGTTTTCTATGTGTTCCGAAATAGCAGACGAATACCCATTTTCACTTGCTACT TTGGTGATTATGAAGGTTGGTGGGATAGTAGTTCCAATGTACATATTCACTCGGATAATCACAGCAGTCCAAACCAACATCAGCCATTCATATCAG TTTACTATGGATGATCATGCTGATTCTGAGATTGAAGATTACGAATCAAActctgaagatgaagatattCAGTCCTAA